The Gemmata palustris genome includes a region encoding these proteins:
- a CDS encoding matrixin family metalloprotease yields the protein MKFARLGSAFEALEDRSLPTTFGVPWADPEHLTFSFVADGTQTPLGTSSLSQVLNSAGTSAQWKLEILRAFQTWAVNANINIGLVTDGGQVLGAVGAVQGDARFGDIRVAAVGLSPDVLASTSPFSWTGTTLSGDMVLNASAPFGIGSAYDLYSVALHEAGHAFGLDHDHDHDEASAIHSGYEYQTGLSASDIAHLQALYGARRADAYDLAGGNDTVARASAMPRNSVTQLLVSGDLTTMSDVDYYKFTAPAITAMLSNVTVRLKTEGLSLLTARVTVYDSAGRVVASGASADPLNNDLVLTFKPGLFGGNYTIKVEGARNDVFDIGGYKLAVDFLSVTGLLSPITTTLTGVLDGHTDDILATALGVQTNTGTDARFDAVYRGVLEDSYDVDSYRVRTDRYAPGTSVTLNVMVWGLDANPVDARVRVFDANGTAVAFQVLSNDRGLFSVQVLNAVSGKDYYVQVSAREGATKATGGYFFAADFNQIAPLVFDNVANGTVAAGKTTTADTVSLSEAGVYQFALGAQGQKAGDSVTMTVYDGDGNVVFTLTSVAGRPPVTSSQYLKAGTYTVKYAGAKTNSSATGYGLFMTQLSEGVGPYATSTATPPTSAAPPASPPPPSQSPPASPPPSQSPPTSPPASPPPSYSYNGSTGSNSSGYYYSY from the coding sequence ATGAAGTTCGCCCGCCTCGGTTCCGCTTTTGAAGCTCTCGAAGATCGCAGCCTGCCGACCACGTTCGGTGTGCCGTGGGCCGACCCGGAACACCTGACTTTTAGCTTCGTTGCCGACGGCACGCAAACGCCGCTCGGGACCAGTAGCCTCAGCCAAGTTCTCAACTCCGCCGGCACGAGCGCGCAGTGGAAGCTCGAGATCCTCCGCGCGTTCCAGACGTGGGCGGTGAACGCGAACATCAACATCGGCCTCGTGACCGACGGCGGGCAGGTGCTCGGCGCGGTCGGCGCGGTGCAGGGCGACGCGCGCTTCGGCGACATCCGGGTCGCCGCGGTCGGGCTCTCGCCGGACGTGCTGGCGAGCACGTCCCCGTTCAGTTGGACCGGCACCACCCTGAGCGGGGACATGGTGCTGAACGCCAGCGCCCCGTTCGGGATCGGCTCCGCCTACGACCTGTACTCGGTCGCGCTCCACGAGGCCGGGCACGCATTCGGCCTGGACCACGATCACGATCACGACGAGGCTTCGGCGATCCACTCGGGGTACGAGTACCAGACGGGCCTGAGCGCGAGCGACATCGCGCACCTGCAGGCGCTCTACGGCGCGCGGCGCGCGGACGCCTACGACCTGGCCGGCGGGAATGACACCGTCGCGCGGGCCAGTGCGATGCCGCGCAACTCGGTCACGCAGCTCCTCGTGAGCGGCGACCTCACGACGATGTCCGACGTCGATTACTACAAATTCACCGCGCCCGCGATCACGGCGATGCTCAGCAACGTGACCGTGCGGCTGAAGACCGAGGGCCTGAGCCTCCTCACCGCGCGCGTGACCGTGTACGACTCCGCCGGGCGCGTGGTCGCGAGCGGCGCGAGCGCCGACCCGCTGAACAACGACCTCGTGCTCACCTTCAAGCCGGGTCTGTTCGGCGGGAACTACACGATCAAGGTCGAGGGGGCGCGCAACGACGTGTTCGACATCGGCGGGTACAAACTCGCGGTGGATTTCCTCTCGGTCACCGGGCTGCTCAGCCCGATCACGACGACGCTGACCGGCGTTCTCGACGGCCACACGGACGATATCCTCGCGACCGCGCTCGGCGTTCAGACGAACACGGGCACCGACGCCCGGTTCGACGCCGTTTACCGCGGGGTACTCGAAGACTCCTACGACGTGGACAGCTACCGCGTGCGGACGGACCGGTACGCTCCCGGCACGTCGGTCACCCTGAACGTGATGGTGTGGGGGCTGGACGCGAACCCGGTGGACGCCCGCGTGCGGGTGTTCGACGCGAATGGCACCGCGGTCGCGTTCCAGGTGCTCTCGAACGACCGCGGGCTGTTCAGCGTGCAGGTGCTGAACGCGGTTTCGGGTAAGGACTACTACGTGCAGGTTTCCGCCCGCGAGGGCGCGACGAAGGCGACCGGCGGCTACTTCTTCGCGGCCGACTTCAACCAGATCGCGCCGCTCGTGTTCGACAACGTCGCGAACGGAACCGTGGCCGCGGGTAAGACCACGACGGCCGATACGGTCTCACTCAGCGAAGCCGGCGTGTACCAGTTCGCGCTCGGCGCACAGGGGCAGAAAGCGGGCGATTCGGTCACGATGACGGTTTACGACGGGGACGGCAACGTCGTGTTCACGCTGACCTCGGTCGCGGGTCGCCCGCCGGTTACGTCTAGCCAGTATCTGAAGGCCGGTACTTACACTGTGAAGTACGCGGGTGCGAAGACGAATTCCTCCGCGACCGGGTACGGGCTGTTCATGACCCAGTTGAGCGAGGGCGTCGGGCCGTATGCGACGAGCACGGCCACCCCGCCGACGAGCGCTGCGCCGCCGGCGTCGCCCCCCCCGCCGTCGCAATCACCGCCCGCATCACCCCCGCCATCGCAATCGCCGCCGACTTCGCCTCCCGCATCGCCCCCGCCGTCGTACTCCTATAATGGCTCAACGGGCTCAAATTCGTCCGGGTATTACTACTCTTACTGA
- a CDS encoding nucleoside monophosphate kinase — protein sequence MSDPVPPPAPRAAAPSADLEIKDAHLIFSAVWADLLERHPGDVRFPNEFIWLGGAPGAGKGTNTPFIARARDITAPPIVISDLLTAPQAVALKNAGQMVGDREVIGLLLEELLDPRYRDGVVIDGFPRTKVQVEFLKLFYHAMLGAGARGAHKPMFRIALLFVTEEVSVARQLKRGRVIREHNAQVRESGIGELLEERVTDLDPGLCRKRYKGFKDTTFDALQSLRQIFHFHFIDAEGDLPEVQRNIVREFAYQSSLELSPEVFALIQNIPIATELSRHARQELVRRLEQYERDAPDVFRGVVALIESKLLPIVQAHAMSGHTQINSEEALLDDPVALRMMIDVFSERGFHVTVDLHRVEIPARVDPQTWEITCRTKKVFRIEIRYPPSDIRRGH from the coding sequence GTGAGCGACCCCGTCCCGCCCCCCGCGCCGCGCGCGGCCGCGCCGAGCGCCGACCTGGAAATCAAGGACGCGCACCTCATCTTCTCGGCGGTCTGGGCCGACCTCCTGGAGCGCCACCCGGGGGACGTGCGGTTCCCGAACGAGTTCATCTGGCTCGGCGGCGCCCCCGGGGCCGGCAAGGGCACCAACACCCCGTTCATCGCCCGGGCGCGCGACATCACCGCCCCGCCCATCGTTATCAGCGACCTGCTCACCGCCCCGCAAGCGGTCGCGCTCAAGAACGCGGGCCAGATGGTCGGGGACCGGGAGGTCATCGGCCTGCTGCTCGAGGAGCTGCTCGACCCACGGTACCGGGACGGGGTCGTCATCGACGGGTTCCCGCGCACCAAGGTCCAGGTCGAGTTCCTGAAGCTCTTCTACCACGCGATGCTCGGCGCCGGGGCCCGGGGCGCGCACAAGCCCATGTTCCGCATCGCCCTGCTGTTCGTCACCGAGGAGGTGAGCGTCGCGCGCCAGTTGAAGCGCGGCCGGGTGATCCGGGAGCACAACGCCCAGGTGCGCGAGTCCGGGATCGGGGAGCTCCTCGAGGAGCGCGTCACCGACCTGGACCCGGGCCTGTGCCGGAAGCGGTACAAGGGGTTCAAGGACACCACCTTCGACGCGCTCCAGTCGCTGCGCCAGATCTTCCACTTCCACTTCATCGACGCGGAGGGCGACCTGCCCGAGGTGCAGCGCAACATCGTTCGGGAGTTCGCGTACCAGAGCTCGCTGGAGCTGAGTCCCGAGGTGTTCGCGCTGATCCAGAACATCCCGATCGCCACCGAGCTCTCCCGGCACGCGCGGCAGGAACTGGTGCGCCGGTTGGAGCAGTACGAGCGGGACGCCCCGGACGTGTTCCGGGGCGTGGTGGCGCTGATCGAGTCGAAGCTGCTCCCGATCGTCCAGGCGCACGCCATGTCCGGGCACACACAAATCAACAGCGAAGAGGCGCTGCTCGACGATCCGGTGGCGCTGCGGATGATGATCGACGTGTTCTCGGAGCGCGGGTTCCACGTGACCGTGGACCTCCACCGGGTGGAGATCCCCGCGCGCGTCGACCCGCAGACGTGGGAGATCACGTGCCGGACGAAGAAGGTGTTCCGGATCGAGATCCGGTACCCGCCGTCGGACATCCGCCGCGGGCACTAA